One Halichondria panicea chromosome 3, odHalPani1.1, whole genome shotgun sequence genomic region harbors:
- the LOC135334302 gene encoding E3 ubiquitin-protein ligase TRIM71-like, whose protein sequence is MAERPSAAQEALSKVEDQLSCLVCLEPYTNPRLLSCFHVYCQHCLEDIVAHNRQGQLECPKCRRPTPLPPTGVNGLQAAFHVHHLFDIQETLKKVREPQKLACEKCSVTNRKATSFCRQCTEFICAKCTDMHKEWKELKNHELVSIEKVEGDLIRLVSPKKTFPRCPKHDDKMRIYCETCGELICIHCTVQIHKDHKYSVIADTFESHKKEILDSLGPIEKQLEATDTALVNLDGRHAEIIEHGGKIATNIHSKFDEIHQALYAREGELVAELEGRTQQQLKSLSAQREEVEILQTQRSSCLHFVRESIRTGSPGDVLKMKQGVVKQVRELVDTFDPNTLEPREITNTCFVPSAQLVKDFKEFGTIGTPSVTVTPTKRLDKTRVQGTTSLRFSNTNDQLTQIPSSTIKAELISKSTNQTTKCVVNERGKGEYEISYQPTVGGASELIVKVGGEEVAGSPFPVAVKTPIDKLGTVIKTINDLKTPYGVALNQAGEIIVAECDAGIVSIFSPTGDKLRILDTQGTAVGEMKSLRGVAVDSAVDGDDNILVVDNGNHRLLKFSRGGDLIAAVGSCGDGPGQFNHPIGVCVNSVNGKVYMVDYDANCVHIFNSDLTFSSKFGSGGSGNGQFSSPYDVASDRSGCVYVADYINGRVQVFTPDGGYLRQFGKKGRANGELNRPASICVDSDDLVYVGEYWNNRVSVFTCEGVFLKSFGSKGSGPGQFNYPYGIAVDQCGVVYVSDYSNNRVQIFS, encoded by the coding sequence ATGGCTGAGAGGCCGAGTGCTGCTCAAGAAGCTCTCTCCAAAGTGGAGGACCAGCTGTCATGCCTAGTCTGTCTGGAGCCCTACACCAACCCTCGACTGCTCTCCTGTTTCCACGTCTACTGTCAAcattgtctcgaggatataGTTGCCCACAATCGACAAGGCCAACTGGAATGCCCCAAGTGTCGCCGGCCCacccccctaccccccactgGTGTGAATGGCCTCCAGGCTGCTTTCCATGTACACCATCTCTTTGACATTCAGGAAACACTCAAGAAGGTGAGAGAGCCTCAGAAATTGGCCTGTGAGAAATGTTCTGTTACCAATCGTAAAGCCACCAGCTTTTGCCGACAATGCACCGAGTTCATTTGCGCGAAGTGTACCGATATGCACAAAGAATGGAAAGAGCTCAAGAATCATGAACTTGTTAGTATTGAAAAAGTGGAGGGAGATTTGATTCGCTTGGTTTCCCCAAAGAAGACGTTCCCTCGCTGCCCCAAACACGACGACAAAATGAGAATTTATTGCGAAACTTGTGGAGAACTGATCTGTATCCATTGCACCGTCCAAATACACAAAGACCACAAGTACAGTGTAATTGCCGACACCTTTGAGAGCCACAAGAAAGAGATCCTAGACTCCCTGGGACCCATTGAGAAACAGCTAGAGGCCACCGACACAGCTCTCGTCAATCTGGATGGACGACATGCTGAAATTATTGAACACGGAGGAAAAATTGCGACCAATATCCACTCGAAATTCGATGAGATCCATCAAGCTCTGTATGCTCGTGAGGGAGAGCTTGTGGCGGAGTTGGAAGGCCGCACCCAACAACAGCTCAAGAGTCTCTCTGCTCAGCGAGAGGAGGTAGAGATCCTCCAAACCCAACGTAGCAGCTGCCTGCATTTCGTGAGAGAGAGCATTCGTACCGGGTCTCCAGGAGACGTGCTCAAGATGAAGCAAGGTGTGGTGAAGCAAGTGAGAGAGCTGGTGGacacctttgaccccaacaCCCTAGAGCCTCGTGAGATAACCAACACCTGTTTTGTGCCTTCTGCTCAGCTAGTCAAAGATTTCAAAGAATTTGGAACCATTGGCACACCATCAGTAACTGTCACCCCTACAAAAAGACTCGACAAAACTAGAGTACAAGGAACCACTAGTCTTCGATTTTCAAACACAAATGATCAACTGACTCAAATTCCATCCTCAACCATTAAAGCCGAACTTATATCAAAATCAACGAATCAGACGACAAAATGTGTTGTGAATGAACGAGGGAAGGGAGAGTACGAGATCTCCTACCAGCCGACAGTGGGCGGGGCCAGCGAGCTGATCGTGAAAGTGGGTGGAGAGGAGGTGGCTGGAAGTCCATTCCCTGTGGCAGTCAAGACTCCGATCGATAAACTAGGAACTGTTATCAAGACTATCAATGATCTCAAGACACCTTATGGAGTGGCACTCAACCAAGCTGGGGAGATAATTGTGGCTGAATGCGATGCTGGTATTGTCTCGATATTTAGCCCCACAGGAGACAAGCTGCGAATATTAGACACTCAAGGCACAGCTGTTGGGGAGATGAAGAGTCTCCGTGGTGTGGCAGTGGACAGTGCAGTGGACGGTGATGACAACATTCTGGTGGTGGATAATGGTAATCATCGACTGTTGAAGTTCTCACGTGGAGGAGACCTGATAGCAGCAGTAGGTAGTTGTGGCGATGGTCCTGGACAGTTTAACCATCCGATTGGTGTTTGTGTCAACAGTGTCAATGGGAAGGTGTATATGGTTGATTATGATGCTAACTGTGTTCATATCTTCAACTCTGACCTCACCTTCTCCAGCAAGTTCGGCAGCGGAGGCAGTGGTAATGGACAGTTTAGCTCTCCCTATGACGTTGCATCCGATCGTagtggttgtgtgtatgtggctgATTATATTAATGGTCGAGTGCAAGTCTTCACACCCGATGGTGGCTATCTGAGGCAGTTTGGGAAGAAAGGCCGTGCAAATGGAGAACTTAACCGCCCTGCCAGCATCTGTGTGGACAGTGATGATCTGGTGTATGTGGGGGAGTATTGGAACAATCGTGTCTCCGTGTTCACGTGTGAGGGAGTGTTTCTCAAGTCGTTTGGATCAAAGGGATCTGGACCAGGACAGTTCAACTATCCTTATGGCATAGCAGTAGAccagtgtggtgtggtgtatgtgtctgATTATAGCAACAATAGAGTGCAAATATTTTCCTAg
- the LOC135334318 gene encoding E3 ubiquitin-protein ligase TRIM71-like, translating to MAESAEQPLVKLNGQYAEHQTKIETNIRLKFNDIREALDARERDVMAELENHTQQQLKSCFAYSTQIVEACQDSVHICTSKEVTNYCALKVVPSRRMKTTQPLPVAILNAIDSKQRIVGLDLLNIEAKIVSKLTNETTKCVVKERGKGEFEISYQPTVGGASELIVSVGGEEVAGSPFPVAVKTPIDKLGTVIKTINDLKKPRGVALNQAGEIIVTEEDAGIVSIFSPTEEKLRTLDTRGTAVGEMKNPRCVAVDGDDNVLVVDNGNHRLLKFSCVGDLIAAVGSDGDGPGQLNNPCGMCVNSVNGKVYVVNYGADCVHIFNSDLTFSSKFGSYGSGNGQLNNSWDVASDRSGCVYVADASNHRVQVFTPDGGYLKQFGQRGSGNGELYGPVSIYVDNDDLVYVGELGNGRVSMFTCEGVYLKSFGSHGSGPGQFNSPYGIAVDHCGVVYVCDFSNKRVQIVS from the coding sequence ATGGCTGAGAGTGCTGAACAGCCTCTGGTCAAATTGAATGGACAGTATGCTGAACACCAAACAAAAATTGAGACCAATATCCGCTTGAAATTCAATGATATTCGTGAAGCTCTTGATGCTCGTGAGAGGGATGTTATGGCCGAGTTGGAAAACCACACGCAACAACAGCTCAAGTCCTGTTTTGCATATTCTACTCAAATTGTTGAAGCTTGTCAGGATTCAGTTCACATCTGTACTAGTAAAGAAGTGACTAACTATTGTGCGTTGAAAGTGGTGCCCTCAAGACGAATGAAGACAACCCAACCTCTTCCTGTTGCCATTCTGAATGCAATAGATTCCAAACAACGAATTGTTGGCTTGGATTTGTTGAACATTGAAGCCAAAATTGTCTCTAAGCTGACGAACGAAACCACAAAATGTGTTGTGAAGGAACGAGGGAAGGGAGAGTTCGAGATATCCTACCAGCCAACAGTGGGTGGGGCCAGCGAGCTGATTGTTAGTGTGGGTGGAGAAGAGGTGGCAGGAAGTCCATTCCCTGTGGCAGTCAAGACTCCGATCGATAAACTAGGAACTGTTATCAAGACTATCAATGATCTCAAGAAACCTCGAGGTGTAGCACTCAACCAAGCTGGGGAGATAATTGTGACTGAAGAGGATGCTGGTATTGTCTCGATATTTAGCCCCACAGAAGAAAAGCTGCGAACATTAGACACTCGAGGAACAGCTGTTGGAGAGATGAAGAATCCTCGTTGTGTGGCAGTGGACGGTGATGACAACGTTCTGGTGGTGGATAATGGTAATCATCGACTGTTGAAGTTTTCATGTGTAGGAGACCTTATAGCAGCAGTAGGTAGTGATGGCGATGGTCCTGGACAGTTAAACAATCCTTGTGGCATGTGTGTCAACAGTGTCAATGGGAAGGTGTATGTGGTTAATTACGGTGCTGACTGtgttcacatcttcaactctGACCTCACCTTCTCCAGCAAGTTCGGCAGCTATGGCAGTGGTAATGGACAGTTAAACAATTCCTGGGACGTTGCATCCGATCGTAGTGGTTGTGTATATGTGGCTGATGCTTCCAATCATCGAGTGCAAGTCTTCACACCTGATGGTGGCTATCTGAAGCAGTTTGGGCAAAGAGGCAGTGGAAATGGAGAACTTTATGGACCTGTCAGCATCTATGTGGACAATGATGATCTGGTGTATGTGGGGGAGCTTGGGAACGGTCGTGTCTCCATGTTCACGTGTGAGGGAGTGTATCTCAAGTCGTTTGGATCACATGGATCTGGACCAGGACAGTTCAACAGTCCTTATGGCATAGCAGTAGACCATtgtggtgtggtgtatgtgtgtgattTTAGCAACAAAAGAGTGCAAATAGTTTCCTAG
- the LOC135334346 gene encoding E3 ubiquitin-protein ligase TRIM71-like has product MSERLRTVIKTIDDLKLPYRVALNQAGEIIVTEYNAGIVSIFSPTGDKLRTLDTRGTAVGEMKGPRGVAVDGDDNILVVDGSFDGSNDRLLKFSRGGDLIAAVGSHGDGPGQFNNPCGVCVNSVNGKVYVVDNGAFCVYIFNSDLTFSSKFGCSGTGNGQFNNPWDVAFDRSGCVYVADYSNNRVQVFTPDGDYLRQFGKRGKGKGKLNYPVCICVDSDDLVYVGEYGNNRVSVFTCEGVFLKSFGSDGSGPGQFNRPFGIVVDQCGVVYVSDQGNNRVQLFS; this is encoded by the coding sequence ATGTCTGAGAGGCTAAGAACTGTTATCAAGACTATCGATGATCTCAAGTTACCTTATAGAGTGGCACTCAACCAAGCTGGCGAGATAATTGTGACTGAATACAATGCTGGTATTGTCTCGATATTTAGCCCCACAGGAGACAAGCTGCGAACATTAGACACTCGAGGCACAGCTGTTGGGGAGATGAAGGGTCCTCGTGGTGTGGCAGTGGACGGTGATGACAACATTCTGGTGGTGGACGGTAGTTTTGACGGTAGTAATGATCGACTGTTGAAGTTCTCACGTGGAGGAGACCTGATAGCAGCAGTAGGTAGTCATGGTGATGGTCCTGGACAGTTTAACAAtccatgtggtgtgtgtgtcaacaGTGTCAATGGGAAGGTGTATGTGGTTGATAATGGTGCTTTCTGTGTTTATATCTTCAACTCTGACCTGACCTTTTCCAGCAAGTTCGGATGCTCTGGCACTGGTAATGGACAATTTAACAATCCCTGGGACGTTGCATTCGATCGTagtggttgtgtgtatgtggctgATTATAGTAATAATCGAGTGCAAGTCTTCACACCCGATGGTGACTATCTGAGGCAGTTTGGGAAGCGAGGCAAGGGAAAGGGAAAACTTAACTACCCTGTCTGCATCTGTGTGGACAGTGATGATCTGGTGTATGTGGGGGAGTATGGGAACAATCGTGTCTCCGTGTTCACGTGTGAGGGAGTGTTTCTCAAGTCGTTTGGATCAGACGGATCTGGACCAGGACAGTTCAACCGTCCTTTTGGCATAGTAGTAGAccagtgtggtgtggtgtatgtgtccGATCAGGGCAATAATAGAGTGCAACTATTTTCCTAG
- the LOC135333101 gene encoding uncharacterized protein LOC135333101, whose translation MEEHNSTNEGIDVLRERSPSCPMSEDDSASRVHFASHLKRRRNLKPGDHIYVYRVLHLYQHHGIYTGEEGGGEVIHVSGHKFSKTSATVTSSSLSEFLDGGLLHLVSYNDPRTNFKIYGTSHTSCSRPAEDVVRTAKELLSNPMSWGTYNLVHRNCETFAYYCKTGAESLIVNSSINSDPREFVISNRVQSTGPLARRILPRRDSSNDDKEDTGET comes from the coding sequence ATGGAAGAACACAATTCCACAAATGAGGGCATTGATGTACTTCGAGAGAGATCTCCCAGCTGCCCTATGAGTGAAGATGACTCGGCTAGTAGAGTACACTTTGCCAGTCATCTAAAGCGACGAAGAAACCTGAAACCAGGCGACCATATCTACGTGTACCGAGTCCTCCATTTATACCAGCATCACGGTATCTACAcgggggaggagggaggaggaGAGGTCATTCATGTCAGTGGACACAAGTTCAGCAAGACTTCGGCTACTGTCACCTCCAGCAGTTTATCAGAGTTCCTTGATGGTGGACTGCTACATCTGGTCTCTTATAACGATCCACGCACAAACTTTAAGATATATGGCACTAGTCACACGAGTTGCAGCAGACCAGCTGAAGATGTGGTGAGAACGGCAAAGGAACTCTTAAGCAATCCCATGAGCTGGGGAACATACAATTTAGTTCATCGAAACTGTGAAACGTTCGCTTACTACTGCAAAACAGGGGCAGAATCTTTGATCGTTAACTCCAGCATCAACAGTGATCCTCGGGAATTCGTGATAAGTAACAGAGTTCAAAGTACGGGACCATTGGCCAGACGTATACTACCTCGTCGGGACAGTTCAAACGATGACAAAGAAGATACAGGAGAGACTTAA